The following are from one region of the Salvia hispanica cultivar TCC Black 2014 chromosome 1, UniMelb_Shisp_WGS_1.0, whole genome shotgun sequence genome:
- the LOC125201365 gene encoding uncharacterized protein LOC125201365: MNPSKIEEDLFHHLAPSPHHHHHFMDPQSQPSIDDDAFSLAEIDLFRDDDDEDGGSHSSSDAEIPLPQSNGAVQFPNPNLPNPPSINHNKRPMSQTSFCISPEPHISSQFYTFNKESHALMIQCLIEGRLATPEEIRAATPPPVLSSWRSVWKDRNEDTAYLTAWKRIQDKLNVHVSESASSITGNSSHFLCFKNNTSQYVSHVDQWQDIVMSFHSDADFKHLGLKETIERIKQLWTVGAKFYGIPESYIRTCVAACPICSDESSGCAPRSKRRRFEYTESFDVPAKEVPLQLQQLAAKHKVVLCIRQKYIRYKPFMAEVKDYACHRAGEPASSKKSRMLKREPYTSKRCGCGFRIRAIVPISNYNEKDKTFVYEEEGTAVFKLYAVHSGHEPGPLDGNARIMHRMVGHKGGLLMDQDNVYGMAEDGESESFGFLGKDSGDLQHSVLQQVQELRNELGLLEGRLGKIPPSLLGSVSRELFDMANRLRNVADDGSKSVGLLSEKQHQHLDDVLVVEHDLPDWVDDHHTRIYGDGKDADVLEDDEDSFGRTLGEVASWDRMRTECRNEKDLLGETCKEEKWLKCGDFDQKGILGCSNPKLTKPLRHDEAMDTNVGLAGIQVDAFYPENPKWFDSPCGLDPGADCEDGGFRHGEMGDRVETIHLGEPTLTKF, from the coding sequence ATGAATCCAAGCAAAATTGAGGAAGATCTCTTCCACCACTTGGCCCCATCGCcgcaccaccaccaccacttcATGGACCCTCAATCCCAGCCCTCAATCGACGACGACGCCTTCTCCCTCGCCGAAATCGACCTCTTCcgcgacgacgacgacgaagACGGCGGAAGCCACTCCTCCTCCGACGCCGAAATCCCCCTCCCCCAATCCAACGGCGCCGTTCAATTTCCGAACCCTAATTTACCAAATCCCCCCTCAATCAACCACAACAAGCGGCCGATGAGCCAGACTTCGTTTTGCATTAGCCCCGAGCCGCATATTTCCTCCCAATTCTACACCTTTAACAAGGAATCGCATGCTCTCATGATTCAGTGCTTGATTGAGGGCCGATTGGCCACGCCGGAGGAGATCCGGGCCGCGACTCCGCCTCCTGTGCTCTCCAGCTGGCGCTCGGTGTGGAAGGATCGGAACGAGGACACAGCCTATCTCACGGCGTGGAAGCGCATTCAGGACAAGCTCAATGTCCACGTGTCGGAGTCCGCTTCTAGCATAACCGGTAACAGTAGCCATTTTCTCTGTTTCAAGAACAATACAAGTCAGTATGTTTCGCATGTTGATCAGTGGCAGGACATAGTTATGTCATTTCATAGTGATGCGGACTTCAAACACTTGGGGTTGAAAGAAACTATAGAGAGAATTAAGCAGCTGTGGACTGTAGGGGCAAAATTCTATGGCATTCCTGAGAGTTACATTAGGACATGTGTGGCTGCTTGCCCCATTTGCTCGGACGAGTCGTCTGGGTGTGCTCCGAGGTCTAAGAGGCGAAGGTTTGAATACACGGAATCTTTTGATGTGCCCGCCAAGGAAGTTCCATTACAATTGCAACAACTGGCTGCCAAGCATAAGGTTGTATTGTGCATACGTCAGAAATATATTAGGTATAAGCCATTTATGGCAGAGGTCAAGGATTACGCGTGTCATAGAGCAGGAGAGCCAGCTTCCTCGAAGAAATCGCGTATGCTGAAGAGAGAGCCGTATACATCCAAGCGGTGTGGGTGTGGCTTTCGTATCAGGGCGATAGTTccaatatcaaattataatgAGAAGGATAAGACATTTGTCTATGAGGAAGAGGGGACAGCTGTCTTTAAGCTTTATGCGGTGCATTCAGGGCATGAGCCTGGGCCCTTGGATGGAAATGCTAGGATTATGCATCGAATGGTGGGGCATAAAGGGGGTCTtttgatggatcaagataatgTATACGGGATGGCTGAGGATGGGGAAAGTGAGAGTTTTGGGTTCTTAGGGAAGGATTCTGGAGACTTGCAACATTCAGTTTTGCAGCAGGTGCAGGAACTGAGGAATGAATTGGGGTTGCTCGAGGGTAGGCTTGGAAAAATCCCACCTTCATTGTTGGGGTCTGTGTCTCGTGAACTCTTTGATATGGCCAATAGGCTTAGAAACGTTGCAGATGATGGATCCAAGTCTGTTGGGTTGCTGTCAGAGAAGCAGCATCAGCATCTGGATGATGTGTTGGTGGTGGAGCATGATTTGCCAGATTGGGTTGATGACCACCACACTAGGATCTATGGTGATGGTAAGGATGCAGATGTATTAGAAGATGACGAGGACAGCTTTGGGAGAACGCTTGGTGAGGTTGCTTCCTGGGATCGGATGAGGACAGAATGCAGGAATGAGAAGGATCTTCTTGGTGAGACTTGTAAAGAGGAGAAGTGGTTGAAATGTGGTGACTTTGATCAGAAGGGAATTCTTGGCTGCAGTAACCCTAAACTGACCAAGCCCTTGAGGCACGATGAAGCAATGGATACAAATGTGGGTCTTGCTGGTATACAGGTAGATGCATTCTACCCCGAAAATCCTAAATGGTTTGATTCTCCTTGTGGACTGGACCCCGGTGCGGACTGTGAAGATGGTGGATTCAGACATGGGGAGATGGGAGATCGTGTAGAAACTATTCATCTTGGTGAACCCACTCTAACCAAAttctga